One Ostrea edulis chromosome 2, xbOstEdul1.1, whole genome shotgun sequence genomic region harbors:
- the LOC130051889 gene encoding uncharacterized protein LOC130051889 isoform X2 translates to MKGSLWFGLSLLSLAYCALDNRGTKFVVAFLDNLAHRNDISPELFVTTASHAPVHVHVTSPGSKNPSIRQSFVVTRGVVHKVAVDPHFRLNHTELVHKAIRITADAEITVYGVNRETASDDVYLALPTDVLGTEYYTISHTPAYYYCVFAVISIANGTQVSIQLPNHDWVKVTYNNHVYNKNDWINVTMDKFQTFQISSVGDLTGSHVISSHPVGVISGNKKTIVGHTGGSRDHLTEMLMPVQAWGKNFATVPIPERTVGDEFRFVASKDNTQINVTGRLNGTIFHDNFTIPHAGDYVQKSYSSSLYSHVKANEPIAVYQFSKTQAFSKENIDPSMITVPPIEQYGNDYTFTTPEYSNGQYLNQFMFVIKSHQKGGLLLDGHPLPHNQKYVHIPGTHMVGGYVNITVGTHTVTHTNPNITIGGILFGRAHVESYGFPIGFLVKPINPVNHLPATTSPTPTCDAPQMRKGDEVDNDCDGSTDEEDCDGKDNDGDGRIDEDCSGQEFPIIG, encoded by the exons ATGAAGGGCTCTCTGTGGTTTGGTCTATCTCTCTTGTCTCTGGCGTACT GTGCGCTGGATAACAGGGGAACAAAGTTTGTTGTGGCATTTTTAGATAATCTCGCTCATAGGAATGACATTAGTCCAGAACTATTTGTCACCACCGCCAGCCATGCCCCTGTGCACGTGCACGTCACTTCACCGGGCTCCAAAAACCCCAGCATACGACAGTCCTTCGTGGTGACCCGTGGAGTTGTCCATAAAGTGGCAGTTGATCCCCACTTCCGGTTGAACCACACAGAGTTGGTCCATAAAGCCATCAGAATAACTGCAGATGCTGAGATCACCGTTTACGGTGTAAACAGAGAGACGGCTTCTGACGATGTCTACCTGGCCCTGCCTACAGACGTCCTGGGTACAGAGTATTACACAATCTCCCACACCCCAGCCTATTATTATTGTGTGTTCGCCGTTATCTCCATAGCGAACGGTACCCAAGTGTCAATTCAGCTCCCAAATCACGACTGGGTAAAGGTCACGTACAATAACCACGTTTATAACAAAAATGACTGGATAAACGTCACAATGGACAAATTCCAAACATTTCAAATCAGTTCAGTGGGTGATCTAACAGGAAGTCATGTGATTTCAAGTCATCCTGTGGGAGTCATAAgtggaaataaaaaaacaatagTGGGTCATACTGGCGGATCACGTGATCATCTGACGGAGATGTTGATGCCGGTACAAGCATGGGGGAAAAATTTCGCAACAGTACCAATTCCAGAGAGAACAGTGGGTGATGAGTTCCGATTTGTGGCCAGCAAAGACAACACACAGATAAACGTCACAGGTAGACTGAATGGTACGATCTTCCATGATAACTTCACCATTCCCCACGCTGGAGACTACGTACAAAAATCATACAGTTCCTCCCTGTATTCTCATGTCAAGGCCAACGAACCAATTGCCGTGTATCAGTTCTCCAAGACCCAAGCCTTCAGCAAGGAAAACATCGACCCCTCAATGATCACTGTTCCTCCCATTGAGCAGTACGGCAATGACTACACATTTACCACGCCGGAGTACTCAAATGGACAGTACTTAAATCAGTtcatgtttgtcataaaaagcCATCAAAAAGGAGGTCTACTTCTTGACGGACACCCACTGCCCCACAATCAGAAGTACGTGCATATCCCGGGAACCCATATGGTAGGGGGGTACGTCAATATTACCGTCGGAACCCACACTGTCACCCACACCAACCCCAATATCACCATTGGAGGGATCCTATTCGGTAGAGCTCATGTGGAATCGTATGGATTTCCGATTGGCTTTCTTGTCAAGCCAATTAATCCTGTAAAT CATCTTCCTGCTACTACAAGCCCGACCCCAACTTGTGATGCCCCGCAAATGAGGAAAGGAGATGAGGTGGACAATGATTGTGATGGAAGTACTGACGAGGAAGACTGCGACGGAAAAG ATAACGATGGAGATGGGAGGATAGATGAAGACTGTAGTGGTCAAGAGTTTC
- the LOC130051889 gene encoding uncharacterized protein LOC130051889 isoform X1 encodes MKGSLWFGLSLLSLAYCALDNRGTKFVVAFLDNLAHRNDISPELFVTTASHAPVHVHVTSPGSKNPSIRQSFVVTRGVVHKVAVDPHFRLNHTELVHKAIRITADAEITVYGVNRETASDDVYLALPTDVLGTEYYTISHTPAYYYCVFAVISIANGTQVSIQLPNHDWVKVTYNNHVYNKNDWINVTMDKFQTFQISSVGDLTGSHVISSHPVGVISGNKKTIVGHTGGSRDHLTEMLMPVQAWGKNFATVPIPERTVGDEFRFVASKDNTQINVTGRLNGTIFHDNFTIPHAGDYVQKSYSSSLYSHVKANEPIAVYQFSKTQAFSKENIDPSMITVPPIEQYGNDYTFTTPEYSNGQYLNQFMFVIKSHQKGGLLLDGHPLPHNQKYVHIPGTHMVGGYVNITVGTHTVTHTNPNITIGGILFGRAHVESYGFPIGFLVKPINPVNHLPATTSPTPTCDAPQMRKGDEVDNDCDGSTDEEDCDGKDNDGDGRIDEDCSGQEFREYTIKAFFF; translated from the exons ATGAAGGGCTCTCTGTGGTTTGGTCTATCTCTCTTGTCTCTGGCGTACT GTGCGCTGGATAACAGGGGAACAAAGTTTGTTGTGGCATTTTTAGATAATCTCGCTCATAGGAATGACATTAGTCCAGAACTATTTGTCACCACCGCCAGCCATGCCCCTGTGCACGTGCACGTCACTTCACCGGGCTCCAAAAACCCCAGCATACGACAGTCCTTCGTGGTGACCCGTGGAGTTGTCCATAAAGTGGCAGTTGATCCCCACTTCCGGTTGAACCACACAGAGTTGGTCCATAAAGCCATCAGAATAACTGCAGATGCTGAGATCACCGTTTACGGTGTAAACAGAGAGACGGCTTCTGACGATGTCTACCTGGCCCTGCCTACAGACGTCCTGGGTACAGAGTATTACACAATCTCCCACACCCCAGCCTATTATTATTGTGTGTTCGCCGTTATCTCCATAGCGAACGGTACCCAAGTGTCAATTCAGCTCCCAAATCACGACTGGGTAAAGGTCACGTACAATAACCACGTTTATAACAAAAATGACTGGATAAACGTCACAATGGACAAATTCCAAACATTTCAAATCAGTTCAGTGGGTGATCTAACAGGAAGTCATGTGATTTCAAGTCATCCTGTGGGAGTCATAAgtggaaataaaaaaacaatagTGGGTCATACTGGCGGATCACGTGATCATCTGACGGAGATGTTGATGCCGGTACAAGCATGGGGGAAAAATTTCGCAACAGTACCAATTCCAGAGAGAACAGTGGGTGATGAGTTCCGATTTGTGGCCAGCAAAGACAACACACAGATAAACGTCACAGGTAGACTGAATGGTACGATCTTCCATGATAACTTCACCATTCCCCACGCTGGAGACTACGTACAAAAATCATACAGTTCCTCCCTGTATTCTCATGTCAAGGCCAACGAACCAATTGCCGTGTATCAGTTCTCCAAGACCCAAGCCTTCAGCAAGGAAAACATCGACCCCTCAATGATCACTGTTCCTCCCATTGAGCAGTACGGCAATGACTACACATTTACCACGCCGGAGTACTCAAATGGACAGTACTTAAATCAGTtcatgtttgtcataaaaagcCATCAAAAAGGAGGTCTACTTCTTGACGGACACCCACTGCCCCACAATCAGAAGTACGTGCATATCCCGGGAACCCATATGGTAGGGGGGTACGTCAATATTACCGTCGGAACCCACACTGTCACCCACACCAACCCCAATATCACCATTGGAGGGATCCTATTCGGTAGAGCTCATGTGGAATCGTATGGATTTCCGATTGGCTTTCTTGTCAAGCCAATTAATCCTGTAAAT CATCTTCCTGCTACTACAAGCCCGACCCCAACTTGTGATGCCCCGCAAATGAGGAAAGGAGATGAGGTGGACAATGATTGTGATGGAAGTACTGACGAGGAAGACTGCGACGGAAAAG ATAACGATGGAGATGGGAGGATAGATGAAGACTGTAGTGGTCAAGAGTTTCGTGAGTATACTATCAAAGCATTCTTCTTCTAG
- the LOC130051892 gene encoding BTB/POZ domain-containing protein 6-like, with translation MRVLICLTPRYNRIFSRLIFLKSDLNSFMADDGTSSDKDWQSFRSVTDCNKYMLTNEINCDVTFLVGRNRQRMSAHKYVLASRSCVFFAMFYGPVAETENEIEIPDIEPDSFSSLLRFLYHEDLAIQTSSAPNLLYTANKYGIMKIVKKCKKCLEESMSVANICTIMESAHTFNDSELLRKCREFFYNEPVKCIQSESFLDLCSECVDHVISSDELAVEERLIFERVLEWADAECVRKDLEVNDSNRRHVMGKVLNHIRFPIMDSQYFAEKVACREILSKSERLAIFTIICSGHRSLSESNFKSIKRKGRYVRSASTKPNPRMLQSTRHRVTLRFVREGHVSLKNENLWYVGQKADKIDFFSSKTIYVHGIVMYGCGIEGTEYSASASILRTGLPFLSNELSHVSIIIPVTIPYKTFNVYFPEPVHIVPNVKYTIAVTLQGPRSYWGEGGEESVTCDGVQINFHKSSGETNGTDVDHGQIPGFIFSK, from the exons ATGCGTGTCTTAATTTGTCTAACACCAAGGTATAACAGAATTTTCTCAAgacttatttttttaaagtcagATTTAAATAGTTTTATGGCGGATGACGGAACTTCTTCCGATAAGGACTGGCAGTCCTTCCGATCTGTAACCGACTGCAACAAATACATGCTGACCAATGAAATTAATTGTGATGTCACGTTCTTGGTTGGGAGAAATCGACAACGCATGTCCGCCCACAAGTATGTACTGGCGAGTCGCAGCTGTGTGTTCTTTGCCATGTTCTATGGGCCTGTAGCTGAAACGGAAAATGAAATCGAAATTCCTGACATAGAACCAGATAGTTTTTCTTCTTTACTACG TTTTCTATATCATGAGGACCTCGCTATTCAAACAAGCAGCGCTCCAAATTTACTGTATACAGCAAACAAATACGGTATcatgaaaattgtgaaaaaatgCAAGAAGTGTCTGGAAGAGAGCATGTCCGTAGCCAACATATGTACAATCATGGAAAGTGCTCACACATTTAACGACTCCGAACTTCTACGGAAGTGTCGAGAGTTCTTCTACAACGAACCCGTAAAATGCATCCAATCAGAATCATTCTTGGACTTGTGTTCGGAGTGTGTAGATCACGTCATATCCTCTGATGAGCTTGCGGTAGAAGAACGCTTGATATTTGAGCGAGTTCTTGAATGGGCTGATGCTGAATGCGTTCGGAAAGACTTGGAGGTAAATGATTCGAACAGACGCCATGTTATGGGTAAAGTCCTCAATCACATCAGGTTCCCTATCATGGATTCACAATACTTTGCAGAAAAGGTCGCCTGTCGAGAAATATTGTCCAAATCTGAACGTCTTGCAATATTTACAATCATTTGCAGCGGTCATAGATCTTTAAGCGAATCgaatttcaaatcaattaagAGAAAGGGGAGATATGTTAGATCTGCCTCTACCAAGCCAAATCCCCGGATGTTACAAAGCACCAGACACAGAGTCACCTTGCGATTTGTGCGTGAAGGACACGTCAGTCTAAAAAACGAAAATCTGTGGTATGTCGGACAGAAAGCGGACAAAATAGATTTCTTTTCCTCCAAAACAATCTATGTCCATGGAATAGTGATGTACGGCTGTGGAATAGAGGGAACGGAGTACAGTGCGAGTGCGTCCATACTAAGAACAGGTTTACCGTTCCTGTCCAACGAACTCTCGCATGTGAGTATCATAATCCCCGTCACGATCCCGTATAAAACGTTCAACGTCTACTTCCCAGAGCCCGTCCACATCGTGCCTAATGTGAAGTACACGATTGCAGTGACGCTGCAGGGTCCACGGAGCTACTGGGGAGAGGGTGGGGAAGAATCGGTCACCTGTGACGGTGTCCAGATCAACTTTCACAAATCCTCAGGGGAAACAAATGGAACGGATGTTGATCATGGTCAAATCCCCGGCTTCATCTTCAGTAAATGA